The following nucleotide sequence is from Pseudofrancisella aestuarii.
TTTATCTGAAAATGTTATTATTAGGTTCCATGATTTTTCTATTTTCATGTGTCTAAAATGAATTCTAATACTAAAATTATTTTTGTTACCGGCGGTGTGGTTTCTTCCTTAGGGAAGGGCGTTACAGCAGCATCTTTAGCGACTCTTTTAGAGAGTAGGGGTCTTAACGTGACCATGCTTAAACTAGATCCATATATAAACGTTGATCCTGGAACTATGAGTCCACTACAGCATGGGGAAGTTTTTGTTACAGAAGATGGTGCTGAAACTGATCTTGATTTGGGACATTACGAGAGATTTATCCGTAGAAGAATGACTCAAGCTAATAACTTTACTACTGGTAGGGTTTACCAAAGCGTTTTGAAGAAAGAAAGACGTGGAGATTATCTCGGTGCAACTATACAAGTTATTCCTCATATAACTGATGAAATCAAGCTTAGAATCAAACAAGGAATAGCTGATGATATAGACGTGGCTATAGTTGAAATAGGTGGTACTGTAGGAGATATCGAATCACTGCCTTTCTTAGAAGCTATTAGGCAATTAAGACAAGATTTAGGAAGAGAAAGGACATTGTTTGTACACTTGACTCTTTTGCCATATATAAAAGTTGCAGGTGAGATTAAAACTAAACCTACCCAACACTCTGTTAAAGAGCTAAGAAGTATAGGAATCCAAGCTGATATTCTTGTATGTAGATGTGAGCAAATATTTAGTGAAGAGGAAAAAAGAAAAATAGCCTTATTTACAAATGTTAGTAATGACTGCGTATTTACTGCCGAAGATGTTAAAACTATTTACGAAGTTCCAACTAGATATCATGAGCAAGGTTTTGATGCTAAGTTAGTTGAGTTATTATCATTGAAAGCTGGTGATGCAGATTTATCAGAGTGGAAAAATGTAGTAGATGAAATAGCTAATGTTAAAGGAGAACTTACTATAGCTATGGTTGGTAAGTACGTATCTCTAACAGAAGCATATAAATCACTAAATGAGGCTTTATATAATGCTGGATATAAAAAAGGTATCAAAGTAAAAATCAAATTCGTAGATTCAGAAGAGATAAGAGCTGATAATGTGGAATCTTTCTTTACTGATGTGGGAGCAATATTAGTTCCTGGAGGATTTGGTAGTAGAGGTATCGATGGTAAATTACTTGCAATTCAATATGCTAGAGAAAATAAAATTCCATTTTTAGGTATTTGCTTAGGTATGCAGTTATCCGTTGTCGAATATTGCAGAAATGTTTTAGGCATAAAAGATGCAAACTCAAGTGAGTTAGATCATAGTACTAAAAACCCTGTTGTAGGTCTTATAACAGAATGGAAAAAAGAAGATGGTACTATAAATGTAAGAACTTCTAAGTCAGATCTTGGTGGCACTATGAGATTAGGTGGTTATAAATGTAATCTTAAAGAGGGAAGCTTAACTAAAGAGGTTTATGGTCAAGAGCAAATCGTTGAGAGACATAGACATAGGTATGAAGTAAACAATAACTATGTTGAAGCTTTAGAATCAAATGGCATGGTGGTTTCAGGAAAGTGTGCTGATATGAGCTTGGTTGAGATTATAGAAATACCAGATCATCCATGGTTTATAGCATGTCAATTCCATCCGGAGTTTACGTCAACTCCAAGATATGGACATCGATTATTTGAAGCTTTTGTAGAAGCAGGTATGAAAAATCATTAGTTTTAAATATAAGTAGAGCTTTGTTATTTGGGTTGGAAAAGTGCTATAATCACAAAAGTGATATTTGATTGGAGAATAAATAAAATAATGAATAAACAAAGAACGTTATCTATTATAAAGCCAGATGCTGTAGCTAAAAATGTTATAGGTGAAATTTATAGTCGCTTTGAAAAGGCTGATTTGAAAATTGTAGCAGCAAAAATGAAGCAATTATCAAGAAGAGAAGCTGAAGGATTTTATGCTGTACATAAAGAAAGACCATTTTTTAGCGCACTAGTAGAATTTATGATCTCTGGTCCAGTTATGATCCAAGTTTTAGAAGGTAATGATGCAATTGCTAAAAATCGTGAGTTAATGGGTGCAACAAATCCCAAAGAAGCAGCTAAAGGTACAATTAGAGCAGATTTTGCAGATAGTATAGATGCAAATGCTGTTCATGGTTCTGATGCTGAAGAAACTGCTAAAGAAGAAATTGCATATTTTTTTAGCTCTATTGAAATAGCATAATAGTTTAAAGGAGTTTTTTATGAGTTGGTTGACAAGAGTTATAAGCAGAAGCTTAGGTTTAAATTCAGAAAAGAAAAGTGTAAAAGATGGTGTTTGGAGCCAGTGTCCAAGTTGTCAAGTAACTTTATATTCTGAGGAGTTAGAAAATAATCAGTACGTTTGTCCTCACTGTAATCATCATCATAGAATCTCTGCTAGAGATAGATTAAACATCTTTTTAGATGATGGTACAGCAATTGAGCATTTTGCGAATATTCAGCCTCTAGATATGCTCAAATTTAAAGATACTAAAACTTATAAAGATAGATTGTCTCAAGCGAAGAAAAAAACAGGTGAAGAAGATGCTCTTGTTGTAAAAGAGGGTACAGTTCATGGACTTCCTGTAGTTGCTGCATCTTTTAACTTTATGTTCTTAGGTGGTTCTATGGGATCTGTAGTTGGAGAAAAATTTGTAAGAGGTGTTAACCTTGCTATAGAGAAAAAAGTGCCTTTTATATGTTTCACAGCTAGTGGCGGCGCTAGAATGCAAGAGTCTCTGTTTTCATTAATGCAGATGGCTAAAACAAGTGCAGCATTAGAAAAACTAGCAGAAGCTAAACTACCATACTTAGTTGTTTTAACAGATCCAACAACTGGTGGTGTATCAGCGTCTTTAGCAATGTTAGGAGATGTACATATAGCTGAACCAAAAGCACTGATCGGTTTTGCTGGTCCTAGAGTTATAGAACAAACAGTTAGAGAAAAGCTTCCGGAAGGTTTCCAGAGAAGTGAATTTTTGGTTGAGAAAGGTATGGTTGACATGATTGTAGATCGTAGAAACTTGAGAGATCAGGTTTATAAGATCATAGATAAATTATTACCTGCTCTTGCTAAGATTAATGATACCCAAGCTTTAGAGCATAATGCTTAATACTTTTATGGTATATGGATGTTGATGTAAAAATATCTTCAATAATGTCTAATCAGGGTCAAAGATGTGGCCTTGAGGACATTCCTTTGATTCTTTCTAGAGTTAATTTTAATAAAAAATTTCAAATAATTACAGTAGCAGGTACTAATGGTAAGGGTACTACTGTGGCCATGTTAGAAGAGTTGTTGACAGCAAATAATAAAAATGTAATTAGTCATACGTCCCCTCATGTTTACGAATTTAAGGAAAGAATTTGTATAAATAAAAAGCCAATTTCAAATAATTTACTTTTAGAACTATTAGAAAGATTACAAGAATTAACAGAAGATTATAGCTTGGGATATTATCAGATTGCTTTCTTATGTTGTTGTTTGTTATCTCAGAGGATTCCTGTTGATTATTTAATTTTGGAAGTTGGTTTAGGAGGAAGACTAGATGCTGCAAATGCTCTTGATCCTGATATTACTGCAATAACTAATATCTCCTTAGATCATTGTGAAATCTTAGGTGATACAGTTGAAAAAATAGGTATAGAAAAAGCTGCAATATGTAGGGAAAAAATCCCTCTATTTTTAGGGTCTTCAGTGCCTAATAGTGTTATTGAGTATGCAAAAGCAGCTCAAGCAAAGATTTTTGATTTGAGATATGAATCTAATCAAGTCGATTGTTTTACAGATAGT
It contains:
- a CDS encoding bifunctional folylpolyglutamate synthase/dihydrofolate synthase; protein product: MDVDVKISSIMSNQGQRCGLEDIPLILSRVNFNKKFQIITVAGTNGKGTTVAMLEELLTANNKNVISHTSPHVYEFKERICINKKPISNNLLLELLERLQELTEDYSLGYYQIAFLCCCLLSQRIPVDYLILEVGLGGRLDAANALDPDITAITNISLDHCEILGDTVEKIGIEKAAICREKIPLFLGSSVPNSVIEYAKAAQAKIFDLRYESNQVDCFTDSYNIAMGIAQYLFSKMKISYIPRFAHIRANARYLFLKQDLKNNSYVVVDVAHNEASVRHLFKLLIEKFKDSDREIKFEAIFGILRTKDIKTILEIAKQYVYRWDVIDLQKVDDRALDINKIKEEFERQNIVWVDYHKDLSSVYMSKKDTVTVVFGSFVMAGEFLKEYEKNSSK
- the ndk gene encoding nucleoside-diphosphate kinase — protein: MNKQRTLSIIKPDAVAKNVIGEIYSRFEKADLKIVAAKMKQLSRREAEGFYAVHKERPFFSALVEFMISGPVMIQVLEGNDAIAKNRELMGATNPKEAAKGTIRADFADSIDANAVHGSDAEETAKEEIAYFFSSIEIA
- the accD gene encoding acetyl-CoA carboxylase, carboxyltransferase subunit beta, translated to MSWLTRVISRSLGLNSEKKSVKDGVWSQCPSCQVTLYSEELENNQYVCPHCNHHHRISARDRLNIFLDDGTAIEHFANIQPLDMLKFKDTKTYKDRLSQAKKKTGEEDALVVKEGTVHGLPVVAASFNFMFLGGSMGSVVGEKFVRGVNLAIEKKVPFICFTASGGARMQESLFSLMQMAKTSAALEKLAEAKLPYLVVLTDPTTGGVSASLAMLGDVHIAEPKALIGFAGPRVIEQTVREKLPEGFQRSEFLVEKGMVDMIVDRRNLRDQVYKIIDKLLPALAKINDTQALEHNA
- a CDS encoding CTP synthase, translated to MNSNTKIIFVTGGVVSSLGKGVTAASLATLLESRGLNVTMLKLDPYINVDPGTMSPLQHGEVFVTEDGAETDLDLGHYERFIRRRMTQANNFTTGRVYQSVLKKERRGDYLGATIQVIPHITDEIKLRIKQGIADDIDVAIVEIGGTVGDIESLPFLEAIRQLRQDLGRERTLFVHLTLLPYIKVAGEIKTKPTQHSVKELRSIGIQADILVCRCEQIFSEEEKRKIALFTNVSNDCVFTAEDVKTIYEVPTRYHEQGFDAKLVELLSLKAGDADLSEWKNVVDEIANVKGELTIAMVGKYVSLTEAYKSLNEALYNAGYKKGIKVKIKFVDSEEIRADNVESFFTDVGAILVPGGFGSRGIDGKLLAIQYARENKIPFLGICLGMQLSVVEYCRNVLGIKDANSSELDHSTKNPVVGLITEWKKEDGTINVRTSKSDLGGTMRLGGYKCNLKEGSLTKEVYGQEQIVERHRHRYEVNNNYVEALESNGMVVSGKCADMSLVEIIEIPDHPWFIACQFHPEFTSTPRYGHRLFEAFVEAGMKNH